In Lampris incognitus isolate fLamInc1 chromosome 13, fLamInc1.hap2, whole genome shotgun sequence, the genomic stretch TATTggaatattacacacacacacacgtgcatctaTCTATACCGTAATCTTCAATATTTGTTTCTTTTTAGCATAATGCATGTTAATATGCGTCTTACCAGCATAATACTCAATGTTTTCCCAAATTCCATAGAGGAGACCCGTGTCTGCATTGTCCTCTGATATGGaaattttttacttttacttttcttttttgttggtttgtactctgaattttttccccccactaaCTCATCATTCCCTTGCCCACCAAATTTTAGATCCTCATAGGTATTCACTTTTTAATGCTGTATCATACCCCATATATGTAAATGTGATCATGATACCGACCTCCGGCTCCTCATGTGTGATGATACCGTGTTTAAAGGTAACATGAATTACGCTGGGTCAATAATATGTTGTGCATGCTTCCTCCCATGTGCAGGTTTCCACTTCTCCAGGTGCTCCTATTTGCTCAGTTTGTTGAGACCCCACATATACAACGACCTGGAGCTTAAGGTGACCACACAGCcgctacacacatgcacgcaacgTCTTTATATAGAATGCAGGGAAACCGAATCAAGACACACTATTTATGTCTGAGCACATTTTATGTGTGTACATTTGCACATATACGCACGTGGGTGTGCGGTCGTTTATTTGGTGTTCCCGGGTCTTTAGAAACACGGGCTGAAGGTTTACCTGAGGGACCCCCATGCCTTCACCCCCATGTTGGAGGAGGGGGTGAGAGGTGCTCCACCACGCTCTCTCACCCTGGGCTCGGATCTGGCCATGAACCAAAGGGAGATCGGCAAATTCTCACACGGAGATGCCAAGGTATTGCAAACTGAGTCATAAAGCTGTTTTCATGAACTTTCGGTTTGACGTGCCGGCACCTGAAAGGGCTTTAAAGCTGAAAAGCTGGCTTGCACAATCTGCCCCCTCGCTCCAGAAGCAAGAACTACAAACGAGGTGTAGCAGCCACTGTCGCTTGTgggccgtcagctcagcagtaaacagctcGAACCCTTTAAAAATGGCGTCCGTGCAGATCACGTGATGTATAACAAACTAAATGGGAGCACTGTTTTACAGTAATATGGATTATAGAGATGGAAATAGATCAGCTGCGTCGCCACATCACCACCTTTCAGTCCTTTTTACTGTTTTGAGTAGGAACTTGTTTTCtgcacacggggatcgctggttcgaatccccgtgttgcctccggcttggtcgggcgtccctacagacacaattggtcgtgtctgcgggtgggaagccggatgtgggtgtgtgtcctggtctctgcactagcgcctcctctggtcggtcagggtgcctgttcaggggggagggggaactgggggggaatagcgtgatcctcccacgcgctacgtccccctggtgaaactcctcactgtcaggtgaaaagaagcggctggcgactccacatgtatgggaggaggcgtgcggtagtctgcagccctccccggatcggcagcgggggcggagcagcgaccaggacggctcggaagagtggggtaattggatggcttgtttgcagtcacgtgattctgatgacgcgggAGATTGAGATGGAGGGCGGGAAGTGAAAAGCAgcatggacgagatggagctagtttagcttGAACTGTAGTTTACACGATATtacgagagaaaggtataaacaggaagtaagatatgttggacatgatccttatgttatgaagagggatttttgttgacgaagtggtcactgcacacacatgcatgttatccgactccgctcctcacGACCACAGACGACGGATCATAAGCCATTTTTCCCCGCCATTtttggtcaatttcttgcatccctcccgccatgaacaacaacttttggtactcaataaaaactccttgtggtttctcagttaatgacgccaacataggcatttcgaaagttggtgatagtgcttcctatgtagaaaatcacttcctgccctccatctgtagtttgtgacgtcatatgcaaacaaggggggaaacccccccccaaaaatgtcaACAGTGTTATATGGAGACTGTCTCCAACCATGGCTAAGATGCCACCTAGTATTATGTGACCTGGCTGCATGGTCAAGATGGATGAAGTAACTAttcagcgcagtcgcctcacagcaagaaggtcctgggttcgagccccggggtagtccaaccttggggggtcgcaccgggtcgtcctctgtgtggagtttgcatgttctccccgtgtctgtgtgggtttcctccgggggctccggtttcctcccacagtccaaagacatgtaggtcaggtgaatcagccgtactaaattgtccctaggtatgaatgtgtgtgtgtgtgtgtgtgtgtgtgggggggggggctgtgtgatggcctgacggcctgtccagggtgtctccccatcggccactcaataactgctgggataggctccagcatccctgagagcaggataagcagttcggataatggatggatggatgatgagggAAAATTCAGTATTTTAGCTTTAAGCCATTTTCTGCCGATATAAACTGAAAACTACTTTAAGGTCTGCTGTGGttagccatttttttttttttggtttctcaTACAGACCTTTTCACCGCCTTCAATTTGTCCCTCATCTTGACCCTTTCTGTGACGTACCCACAGGCCTTTCCGGAGTTCGTCACTTACCTGGAGAAGTTAGCAGGGGCCATTCAGCCACTCCTGGATGCCCCTCCCGTAGATATCCCAGGCCTCACCGCCGGATCACTGAGGAGGAGGCTAACTGCATCCAAGACACTGATGCCGATAGTCAAATGTGGTGTGTTGCGAGCCCTGTGATTGCAGAGTAATTTTGTCAAACAGCCAGAATTTTCACAAAACATGAATGCATGAGGACGAACAACATTTTAAACCCCAGAGGTAACTTTGCACATCATGAGTACATTTTGCTTGTGTGTCGAGGTCTGAAACTGGGCAGGAACATCCCGGAATTGTACGAGATCATAACCGCACCGATAATGAAGGTCTGTCATAGCTATGGTTATAACGCATGATTGAACTGAGCTTACTACCTTGGTATGACGCCGTCAAAGCTAACCGCCTTGCGCGTGTCTCTAGATCCTGAACCGGTGGTTTGAGTCTGAGCCTCTGAGGGCCACGCTTGCTACCGATGCTGTGATAGGCGCTATGACCAGTCCTGATAGTCCTGGCAGTGGGTGAGACATACAGTCAAATACAGTGGgacactcacatacacatgcatacatgtataGTATATTATACACAGATGTAATTGGAATGAATTGATAATCATGGCTCCTTCAGCCAGTTGACTTCTGCCTCACATGTTCTGATCCGCGAAGGTACGTGCTCCTGCACCATGTGATGGGGGAGCTCGAGAAGGAGAAAGGAGCGTGGGGCTACgtggaggggggcatgggaggcgTGTCCAAGGCTATCGCTAGCTCTGCTCGCTCCCACGGGGCTGAAATCTTCACGGAGAAGGTGAGCTGGTTTTGATCATTACCTGCTGGAGATAAAACCATGCGGCGATGCCATTGGAAACGTTGGTAGGTTCTTTGGCGTCAGTTAAGCAGCAAGCTAACTGAGGACGAgattggtttttttttcccctctccccgATGCTGAGCGGTTTTGGTTTTGGACTGGATAAGGTACAATACGTACATTtggcaggaggtggagcaggtacTGGTGGGCTCTGATGGTGCTACCAAAGGAGTGGTGCTGAAGGATGGCACAGAGATTCGCAGCAAAGTGGTTCTGTCCAACGCTACTCCATATGTCACCTTCAAAAAGCTCACGCCACAGGTAATCAAGAGAAGCAAAACGCAACATATAAATGTAATCCCAGgcatcaaagacggttgaatcagttcatctggatacaatgtttattgacagatacattttatcactcatcgaagtgacaccttcagtcagagaagaagaggtcacttagatcagtggttctcaacctttttggggtcctggaccccctgcgtatttttgatctaccctgaggacccctccacctgatcttgggggagggggttgcaatttgtagaaacagtagaaactgcattttaaattgcattatagcatttattcactctttggggcaaaaataagagctttcagttgtaacttagatatagttaacaaaacagaattcttatgcagtaactttcagatatatgtaacaacagaatatgtattcagtaactttcagatatatgtaacaaaacagaatatgtattcagtaactttcagatatatgtaacaacagaatttttatgcagtaacttttaacaatgcaaacgggagcgagatctcttattaaaatacaataaattacacttgtgaaacagatgtaattagagaaaaaagtcctgttaccctttatagtttaggtagataaaggtctcagtcacatttgagtaaaataatcccatttctataaatgtcataggatctttttttttaaaagatattttattttcacggaccccttgcaattacaccacggaccactaggggtccgcggacccccggttgagaaacactgacttagatgagggatgaaacgtatccgtcaataaacgttgtgtccagatgaactgattcaaccttctttgattttctcacctggattattgagcatgcatcaagacataatcTCAGGcaatttgttttattttctaaCCCAAGTGTTTTTCGTTGTAGGGTTCTCTATCTCCCGAGTTCATCAAAGCTATAGATCAGATAGATTACACCTCTCCGGTCACCAAAATCAATGGTATACCGCACCCGTCCAAAAAATCATCTCCCAAGTTCTCGGGGGCACATTTCATATGACTTGATTCATTTCTATTCTATTTTGCTGGGTTTGACTGAAATTACCTGACATGGTCATCCAACACCATTTATCTACTCCAGTCACTTCAGTCACATTTAAGGTACTCTCAATAAAATTTTGACTTTTTTCAAAGCAAAAAAGTCAGGCATTGTTTATCAGGCGACGTGGGATCTACTAGATGTGAAAGAATAGCTTTGCTGGGAGCTGAGATTCCTGGCTTTTAAAACCTGCGTTTGTCCCCAGAAGCTTGATTTTGGCAAACAAATCAGTAGAGGGCGTCCCGCCcctttagagcagtggttctcaacctttttggggtcctggaccccctgcgtatttttgatctaccctgaggacccctccacctgatcttgggggaggggggttgcaatttggtagaaacagtagaaactgcattttaaattgcattatagcatttattcactctttggggcaaaagtaagagctttcagttgtaacttagatatagttaacaaaacagaattcttatgcagtaactttcagatatatgtaacaaaacagaatatgtattcagtaactttcacatatatgtaacagaacagaatatgtattcagtaactttcacatatatgtaacagaacagaatatgtattcagtaactttcagatatatgtaacaaaacagaatatgtattcagtaactttcagatatatgtaacaaaacagaatatgtattcagtaactttcagatacatgtaacaacagaatttttacgcAGCAACTTTTAacgatgcaaacgggagcgagatcgcttattaaaatacaataaattacacttgtgaaacagatgtaattagagaaaaaagtcctgttaccctttatagttgaggtagataaaggtctcagtcacatttgagtgaaataatcctatttccataaacgtcataggatcttttttttaaaaagatattttattttcacggaccccttgcaattacaccacggaccactaggggtccgcggacccccggttgagaaacactgctttagggaACCAACGTAGTCCCACAAAACTACAGGTCCTCCACCTTCCTCTTGCTGCCTGTTTCAACATGCCAGTATGAAGGAGCCAGCAAGCAGCACAGCTCTGAAGAATCCCAAAAGCCTTTTTCATCTGGCAAAAAAGGAGACGTGAAAAACGCAACTCCTAAACCAGAACAGCCTCGGCTACACCACTATCAAGGCATGAAAACCAGTCCCGAGCTGGCCATGTTGGAAGGATTAGCAGCATCGCCATTGAATACATAGCTatacgtgattattattattatttttattttttgttgttgatccccccccccttttcctcccaattgtacttggccaattaccccccctctgccgagcacaccaccacgtgcctcctccgacacacgtggcgtcaccagccgcttcttttcacctgacagtgaggagtttcaccagggggacgtagcgcgcgggaggatcacgctatccccccccccccccgaacaggcgccccgaccaaccagaggaggcgctagtgcagcgaccaggacacacacccacacccgcagacaagggcaattgtgtctgtagggacgcccgaccaagccggaggcaacacggggattcgaacccgtgatccctgtgttggtgggcaacggaacagaccgccacgcccccccgACGCCCCGTCACGTGACATTTCTGCAGGATCTCTGCTAGTTGGCTTGTGAAATTGTTAGATGTTTTTTTACGTCAGTGACGTCATTTGCGGGCCACTGTTTGCGGATATTGCGGCAGTTCCTACCGGTCGCCGATGATAGTGGTCACAAGAGACCAAGGACACGGTGTTTACGACGCGAAGCACCTCCACATAGCAGCCCCCCGGTGCTGCGTGTGTGGTCCGCTCGCCCTCGTGGAGAATTTCCTGCCTGCTAAACCCGCAGGTGAGCGAATGTGTGAGTGAGCGCACACCAGGTCCGCGAGGGGCCTCGCGTCTGAAAATTTTACTGATTGTACCTTTAACTGACACAATTCTTCTTTGTAGATTGATTCAAAAGCCCTCCGCAAATCTAACTGGTAGAACAGGTGAATAACTTGTGATAATCATGCTCATAGAGATAGAGGAGGGTTTGGAGCCACATGCATGAACCCCACAGGTGGTTAAACTCACTTTCTCCTCTTGTCTTCTTCCCAACTTTTTTAATAAATAGTAACACGAAGGTGAATTAACTATCCGTTTTCCttcggggggtggtgggggtatcAATGGTGTGTTATCTTGCATGTGTCAAAAATTAACAATCCGTGATGCTAACAATTATAATCACAGTCAGATAATATCGCCTTGATGAGGTGAGTAAGAACATTTTTGTCATGCAAAATAGATACGGGCACGTGTATGggcggcgcagcggttagcgcggacgcctcacagcaagaaggtcctgggttcgagccccggggtagtccaaccttgggggtcgtcccgggtcgtcctctgtgtggagtttgcatgttctccccgtgtctgcgtgggtttcctccaggtgctcctgtttcctcccacagtccaaagacatgtaggtcaggtgaatcggccgtactaaattgtccctaggtgtgaatgtgtgtgtgtgtgttggccctgtgacggcctggcggcctgtccagggtgtctccccgcctgccgcccagtgactgctgggataggctccagcatccccgccaccctgagagcaggataggcggtttggataatggctggaaaaTAGAGACGCAGAAAATGAGTGATGAGAAAAGGGACGTAAATCCCAACACAGACACTGATCCCGTGTAAGCTTCCCCATGTCGTGTCCTTCCCTAAACAGTGGCAGTGGACAAGCTGCCCAACTTCCTTGCGTCTCCCACGCCAGATGGGAAGCCGGGCCCCCACCATCAGTGCTCCATTCACCTCAACTGTGAAAGCGTGGAGGTGCTGGAGACCGCATACAAAGATGCCATGCGTGGACAAGCCTCAGCaaggtacacacacagacacgcacatatGTAATTACACGGTTCATACACACAGATTTTATCTCACCAGTGTGACCCTCCGTCCTACAGGCCCATGCTTGAAATGACGATCCCGTCTGTATTGGACCCTACTCTGGCACCGCCTGGCTGCCACGTAGTGTCGCTGTTCACCCAGTTCACCCCCTACTATCTAGAAGGGAAGGAGTGGACAGACCAGGACAGGGAAGCCTTTGCTGATGTCGGTGAGTGGCTCCGAACGGTCCAGAAGCCAAGCGGTGGCCGAGTCTTGCTGTGTCAGGGAGCAGTACTGTGGTTGCGCAATAAGCTGTAGAAGCTGCGTACTGATTAACCTGCTGCcctggtggggaaaaaaaacaaaaaacgtgttTTGTTTCTCTTTTCCCCTCAGCCTTTGACTGGGTGGAGCGGTACGCCCCCGGGTTCAAAAAGTCAGTGGTGGGAAGGGACATCCTTGCCCCCCCTGACCTGGAGCGGATCTTCGGGCTGACCGGAGGGGTGCGTAGTAGGTGTGACGGCGCTGCACAGGGAGCGAAATGGTGACGGAAAAACGGATTTGCATAGCACCACATTTTCCTGGCCTCGGCATTAGGAAGTAGTCGGCCTTCCTTGTTCTGCGTTTCGCTCAGCGGACGCGGCACATACACTACTGACTCCTCAGTAGTGTATGTGTATAGGCCAGTggctctcaacctttttggggtcctggaccccctgcgtatttttgatctaccctgaggacccctccacttgatcttgggggagggggggttgcaatttgatagaaacactagaaactgcattttaagttgcattatagcatttattcactctttggggcaaaagtaagagctttcagttgtaacttcgaTATagttaagcaatatatttattgaattttgtttgcaaattacatcaaaacaagtaatagcacagtacagcaaacattttcaccctcccccccccccccataaccccgtccctataacaagtaatacaattcaaagcagggttaaagacgatagtaaagataaaaattaaattaataaaaataataaaataaaataataataacaataatttctttcacagactgattagagggtgtggttcccccccccccccgttgcttttacgcatataaacagtcagatagagttgttctgctCCCCCAGAGCTCGTTCTTGCTGAAGcgagttaccaacattagtattacgtcttaagaagtgcagaaacaatccccagatttgatcaaaaacactttgtttacgtctaacaatatacatgatcttttccattgacatgtttgaagccatttctttaacccacataccaattcttggtccatcaacacttttccaattaagagcaattatacgctttgcttgtaatatacacatatctataaatctgaactcattgctatgtaaatgtggggtggtaggatataaaccaagaatgaaaagctttggactcaatggtaatttctttgacaaaataacTTAGATATGGTTAACAAAACaggattcttatgcagtaacttttaacaatgcaaacgggagcgagatctcttattaaaatacaacaaattacacttgtgaaacagatgtaattagagaataaagtcctgttaccctttatagtttaggtagataaaggtctcagtcacatttgagtaaaataatcctatttctataaatgtcataggatcttttttttttaaagatattttattttcacggaccccttgcaattacaaccacggaccactaggggtccgcggacccccggttgagaaacactggtttagaatGACTTGTTTGTTACTCAAACTGAAAACATTGGGAGGCCATTTTAAACAGCCGGTGACTCATTTCTCTCTCTAAGACCGAATCGGACCAAAGCAAGGAAACGGAAAAAAGTAATATTTCAGTCCCAGTTGAGCATAAACCTGCGTTTTCTTATGTTTGCAGAACATATTTCACGGATCGATGTCGTTGGACCAGCTGTACCTAGCACGACCTTTGCCCTCTCTCTCAGACTACCGCTCACCTATAGAAGGGCTGTATCTGTGTGGCAGCGGCTCTCATCCAGGTTTGTGTGTTATACTTCATGAAAGAACCACAACGCACTCTAGTTGTGGGATTAATGATAATGATAAGAAcacgttttatttgtacagcactttttttggacccccccccccaattatacttggccaattaccccactcttccgagccgtcccggtcgctgctccaccccctctgctgatccggggagggctgcagactaccacatgcctcctcccatacatgtggagtccccagccgcttcttttcacctgacagtgaggagtttcaccagggggacgtagcgcgtgggaggatcacgctgtcccccccaagttccccctctcctccgaacaagcgccccgaccgaccagaggaggcgctagtgcagcgaccaggacacatacccacatccggcttcccacccgcagacacggtcaattgtgtctgtagggacgcccgaccaagccggaggcaacacggggattcgaaccggcgatcctcgtggtggtagacaatggaatagaccgccacgctacccggaataTACAGCACTTTTTAAAATACTCAGATGCTTtgtaaaaataaacataaaacacAACATTAGACACACATTAGAAGCGATTCTGAAGAGGGGAGTTGTGATTAATGATTGTAGTGTGGGCAGATCGATGAAGTctgtgatgtgtttggggagggagtacCAGAGGGAGgcggcagctatggagaaggctctatcGACCCAGGTCCGCTGCTTGGTCCtgagtggtggagacaggaggttgacgtcagaggagcgaaggctgtGGGAAGGGGTATGGCGGTGGagcaggttggtgaggtaggagggggcctggctaTGGGGGGGCTCTGTGAGTGAGGTGAAGGACTTTGCATtgggggacagggagccagtggaggttctcgaggacaggggtgatgtggtcacgggagaTGGTGAGCAGGCGGGCAGCAGATTTCTGACTGTACTGGAGTTTGTTGAGGAttttggatgatgagccgtagagaatgctgctgcagtagtcaattctggatgtgatgaaggcatggctcAAGATGTCAGCAGCGGAGGAagagagtgatgggtggagatgagctatgttttttttAGGAGGAAAGGGGcaattctggtgatttgattgatgtggtgCTCAAAGGAGGGGTTGCTGATGAAAATGATTACCATAGTTGTGGctgtgtggggagggggacagagtggagttatccatagtaaggcagaagttgtgggcgagatttgggacagacgatgatcatgtcagatttatcacaatttagtttgaggaagttggcttgcatccatgatttgatttcagtgaggcagttggtcagactgggtggggtaagttgtagtggtgatggatttagtggagatgtagagctgaaCGTCATCCGTGTAACAgtagaagtggagaccatgaccaCATACGATGttacgaagggggggggggtatgtaaaggatgaacaggagaggacagagcactgaaccctgggggatcccttgggacagaggagcagtgacggagatgcagttgttgatgctgatgaactgttgtctgtttgtgagatatgactttagccaggagagggcagtaccggtgatgttgagggaggatccAAGACGatggttgatggtgtcaaaagctgctgtGAGGTCGGGGAGGATGAGAATCCTGAGGTGGCCTGATTCTGCGTAGAGCAGGAGGTTGTTGGTGattttaaggagggctgtttctgtgctgtgctgtgagcggaAACCAGACTGAGATGGCTCAAACAGGTTGTtcgagatgaggtgagcttttgCGTCGGGAGGTGACGCcatgttccagtatttttgacagagagGGGAGTTTGGAGATCGGCCGGAAATTGTGCAtaatatcagggttgagtccagacCTGTTGAGGGTGGGgagtgacagcagccagtttgtGTATGGGGGACTAAACCAGAGCTGGGGGacgagttaatgatttctgtgatgagtgaggagatagtTGGGAGACAGCCCGTAGCgagattggatgggatgggatccagaacacaagtggagcttctcattcctaccataaaGTTGGACGGCTCCATTACAGACACAGGGGAGAACcttgacaggggctgagtgggggtgggggtggggttgggtgtCAGGTTGTTGTAGATGGTGTCacttttagtttggaaaaatgaaaggaaagtgtGATACCGGATTAATAAAGTCACATGCCCTCTCTGGGGTTACCCTGAGTCTGAGTTAGAGACTAGAGCCCTGAGTTACCCCGGGCTCTAGTCCTGCAGTGGGCCAGACTGAAACACTGTTAGGAGCCCGGGTCAGGGTAAGGGGCCAACAGAGAGGGCTGGCATAGGTACCCTCTGTCACCAAGCAGGTGGCCATCAAACGCTCCTGTAATTATATGGTGGCTATATTTTGAGTGTGTTGAAAGAG encodes the following:
- the pyroxd2 gene encoding pyridine nucleotide-disulfide oxidoreductase domain-containing protein 2 encodes the protein MAAAMRSGRNLRAGTVLRSASRLAHSAVKTQYDALVIGGGHNGLVAAAYLQKGGLKTAVLERRHVLGGAAVSEELFPGFHFSRCSYLLSLLRPHIYNDLELKKHGLKVYLRDPHAFTPMLEEGVRGAPPRSLTLGSDLAMNQREIGKFSHGDAKAFPEFVTYLEKLAGAIQPLLDAPPVDIPGLTAGSLRRRLTASKTLMPIVKCGLKLGRNIPELYEIITAPIMKILNRWFESEPLRATLATDAVIGAMTSPDSPGSGYVLLHHVMGELEKEKGAWGYVEGGMGGVSKAIASSARSHGAEIFTEKEVEQVLVGSDGATKGVVLKDGTEIRSKVVLSNATPYVTFKKLTPQGSLSPEFIKAIDQIDYTSPVTKINVAVDKLPNFLASPTPDGKPGPHHQCSIHLNCESVEVLETAYKDAMRGQASARPMLEMTIPSVLDPTLAPPGCHVVSLFTQFTPYYLEGKEWTDQDREAFADVAFDWVERYAPGFKKSVVGRDILAPPDLERIFGLTGGNIFHGSMSLDQLYLARPLPSLSDYRSPIEGLYLCGSGSHPGGGVMGSPGWNAALVAMADLKKS